One genomic region from Xenopus laevis strain J_2021 chromosome 2L, Xenopus_laevis_v10.1, whole genome shotgun sequence encodes:
- the LOC121399673 gene encoding transmembrane protein 272-like gives MEEPDDSEVPYWAVGCVKFIHIAFHIANIAIGAVYIESCPGEDLIPFHLIIMGWGSLVLLFVTCVSTAYEREPPRRNWLVLCMQIAIMLVLSFFLISGNVWVYTLFPESWNSPECTNRCNTFLYLYAFWMTIVADISFSVLLVVLMCALLEKS, from the exons ATGGAGGAGCCAGATGATTCCGAAGTCCCCTACTGGGCAG TTGGATGTGTGAAATTCATTCATATCGCCTTTCATATtgcaaatattgcaattg GTGCTGTTTATATAGAATCCTGCCCAGGGGAGGATCTAATTCCATTTCATTTGATAATAATGGGCTGGGGCTCGCTTGTCCTGCTCTTCGTAACTTGTGTCAGCACCGCATATGAAAGGGAGCCCCCGAGGAGGAATTGGCTGGTACTCTGTATGCAGATAGCAATAATGCTGGTGCTCTCCTTTTTTTTGATTTCTG GCAATGTGTGGGTATATACCCTTTTTCCCGAAAGCTGGAACTCTCCAGAATGTACAAATAGATGCAACACCTTTCTGTACCTGTACGCCTTCTGGATGACTATAGTGGCGGACATTTCCTTCAGTGTTCTGTTAGTTGTTTTAATGTGTGCCCTTTTGGAAAAGAGTTAA